From one Synechocystis sp. PCC 6803 substr. PCC-P genomic stretch:
- the dnaX gene encoding DNA polymerase III subunit gamma/tau — MAYEPLHHKYRPQTFADLVGQTAIAATLSNAIEQERIVPAYLFTGPRGTGKTSSARILAKSLNCIAGDRPTATPCGQCATCRAITNGSALDVIEIDAASNTGVDNIREIIERAQFAPVQCRYKVYVIDECLTGDSQVLTRNGLMSIDNPQIKGREVLSYNETLQQWEYKKVLRWLDRGEKQTLSIKTKNSTVRCTANHLIRTEQGWTRAENITPGMKILSPASVDVDNLSQSTALTASLGGLSGAINYEAINTDKKNTTLSLSLKKQKPQDPFVNADVAKNLIFQHFCSAKEEKLKVSNPIGEDIPTKKATDFGISEQKKLHQGQNRWEQKFSVLSTEPCLGMEVLTIPTHIADSPACDGPTAPSSQNGWNIKRQDWDVCHPKYDSQPIKAMGKVPSAVKPVVPQTLLMFSAQSNLEVKENKFLRNGSRISLKKEWLGGTWTTVPSLFPNLGVHQFSYTQRAFSRKKINLLLNGLPIEDIPPVQNPIAEALTAKPITTQKWEQWPPASGYRTWKSIPSPQWHTNFEEVESVTKGQVEKVYDLEVEDNHNFVANGLLVHNCHMLSTAAFNALLKTLEEPPERVVFVLATTDPQRVLPTIISRCQRFDYRRIPLQAMVDHLRYIAGRENINIDQPALTLVAQIANGGLRDAESLLDQLSLLPDLITPDKVWDLVGAVPEQDLLALLEAIASDDAETLLATCRQILNRGREPLVVLQNLASFYLNLLIAQTAPQRSDLVAVTAETWQALCDTAPQWQRGVILQGQQKLKESEIQIRNTTQPRLWLEVTLLGLLPSACGLDTGAVSQTAVRTPVAQPITPPKPSNVVTFPGGSHNHLTVVDSPTMIPVSEPIVLEEKLEADVEPSSFEPSNAHWDLTQLWSETLNNLGALSQSLFKSFGSLINLVGNNATVSVTTQQLLKIAAGKKDELEAALGQACGQSVKVNLVVGKPSTPETTPVNSAPPPSHSKPPAFAPEPSPPPTAAVNANPAPTVPPSPPAIARGPATSEIKPSPRRESNNFSNPSRPKPKPAPAMEEPPPTDIGDSATRKAIEQFAKNFDGEIVASDAAPKQESDNGDDLSTEPTAELGQQPMDHNGHLQINQPTVLNRPAIAPEEEEDLPF; from the coding sequence ATGGCCTACGAACCTCTGCACCATAAATATCGCCCCCAGACCTTTGCAGATTTGGTGGGCCAAACGGCGATCGCCGCCACATTGAGCAATGCCATTGAACAGGAGCGCATCGTACCTGCTTACCTATTTACGGGCCCCAGGGGAACGGGAAAAACTTCTTCAGCCCGAATTTTAGCCAAATCCTTAAACTGCATCGCTGGCGATCGGCCTACTGCCACTCCCTGCGGCCAATGTGCCACCTGTCGGGCTATTACTAACGGTTCAGCTTTAGACGTAATTGAAATTGATGCGGCCAGTAATACAGGGGTAGATAATATCCGAGAAATTATTGAACGGGCTCAATTTGCCCCAGTACAGTGCAGATATAAAGTATATGTGATCGATGAATGCTTAACGGGGGACTCACAAGTTTTGACCCGCAATGGCTTAATGTCCATTGACAATCCCCAAATAAAAGGGCGAGAAGTTCTGAGCTACAACGAAACTCTACAGCAATGGGAATATAAAAAAGTTTTAAGATGGCTTGACAGAGGCGAAAAGCAAACATTGTCTATTAAGACAAAAAATTCTACAGTACGGTGTACGGCTAACCATTTAATCAGAACTGAACAAGGATGGACGAGAGCGGAAAACATCACTCCCGGAATGAAGATACTATCCCCTGCGAGTGTGGATGTGGACAATTTATCGCAAAGTACGGCACTGACCGCAAGCTTAGGCGGTTTGTCCGGGGCCATCAACTACGAGGCAATCAATACGGACAAAAAAAATACGACCTTATCTCTATCCTTGAAGAAGCAGAAGCCACAAGACCCTTTTGTCAATGCGGATGTGGCGAAAAACTTGATATTCCAGCATTTTTGCAGTGCAAAGGAAGAGAAATTAAAAGTATCCAATCCCATTGGCGAAGACATCCCTACAAAAAAAGCCACGGACTTTGGGATCTCAGAACAGAAAAAATTACATCAGGGTCAGAACCGTTGGGAGCAGAAATTCTCGGTCTTATCTACGGAACCTTGCTTGGGGATGGAAGTATTGACTATCCCAACCCACATAGCCGATTCCCCCGCTTGCGATGGACCCACGGCACCAAGCAGTCAGAATGGATGGAATATAAAGCGGCAAGACTGGGATGTCTGTCACCCAAAATACGATTCACAGCCAATAAAGGCTATGGGGAAAGTTCCATCTGCTGTCAAACCCGTTGTTCCCCAAACCTTATTGATGTTTTCAGCACAGTCAAACCTGGAGGTAAAAGAAAACAAGTTTCTTCGGAATGGCTCTCGCATATCACTGAAGAAGGAATGGCTTGGTGGTACATGGACGACGGTTCCCTCTCTATTTCCGAATCTGGGAGTCCATCAATTCAGTTACACACAGAGGGCTTTTTCCCGGAAGAAAATCAACTTATTGCTGAATGGCTTACCGATAGAGGATATCCCACCAGTGCAAAATCCTATCGCAGAAGCATTAACAGCAAAACCTATTACTACACAAAAATGGGAGCAGTGGCCACCCGCAAGTGGTTATCGGACTTGGAAATCTATTCCATCCCCGCAATGGCATACAAATTTCGAGGAAGTTGAGTCCGTCACTAAGGGTCAAGTGGAAAAAGTTTATGACCTGGAGGTGGAAGATAATCACAATTTTGTTGCCAATGGCTTACTAGTCCATAACTGTCATATGTTGAGCACGGCCGCATTCAATGCCCTGCTAAAAACCTTGGAAGAGCCACCGGAGCGGGTTGTTTTTGTCCTCGCTACCACCGATCCCCAGCGGGTTTTACCCACCATTATTTCCCGGTGTCAGCGGTTTGATTATCGCCGCATTCCTTTGCAGGCCATGGTGGACCATCTCCGTTATATTGCTGGGCGAGAAAATATTAATATTGACCAACCAGCTTTGACCCTAGTGGCCCAAATTGCCAATGGTGGTTTACGGGATGCGGAAAGTTTACTCGATCAATTAAGTCTGCTCCCCGACCTGATTACCCCCGATAAAGTTTGGGACCTCGTGGGGGCGGTGCCGGAACAGGATTTGTTAGCCCTCCTAGAGGCGATCGCCAGTGACGATGCAGAAACCCTATTGGCTACCTGTCGGCAGATTTTGAACCGGGGGCGGGAACCCTTGGTGGTATTGCAAAATTTAGCCAGTTTTTATTTGAATTTACTTATTGCCCAAACAGCTCCCCAACGCTCAGATTTGGTGGCGGTGACGGCGGAAACCTGGCAAGCCCTGTGTGACACGGCGCCCCAATGGCAAAGGGGAGTGATTTTGCAAGGACAACAAAAACTTAAGGAAAGTGAAATCCAAATTCGTAACACTACCCAGCCCCGACTTTGGCTAGAGGTGACCCTGTTGGGGCTGTTGCCATCCGCCTGTGGGTTGGACACTGGGGCAGTTAGTCAAACGGCAGTTAGAACACCTGTGGCTCAACCAATAACTCCGCCAAAGCCCAGTAATGTGGTGACTTTCCCTGGTGGCTCACACAACCATCTAACCGTGGTGGATTCTCCTACAATGATTCCTGTTTCTGAACCTATTGTTCTAGAAGAGAAGCTAGAAGCAGATGTAGAGCCATCCAGCTTTGAGCCGAGCAACGCCCATTGGGATCTGACCCAGTTATGGTCGGAAACGTTAAACAATCTAGGGGCGCTCAGTCAATCTTTATTTAAATCCTTTGGTTCTTTGATCAATTTGGTGGGGAATAATGCCACCGTCAGTGTTACCACCCAACAACTGCTTAAAATTGCGGCGGGCAAAAAGGATGAATTGGAAGCGGCCCTAGGGCAAGCCTGTGGCCAATCGGTGAAAGTGAATTTGGTGGTGGGTAAGCCATCGACCCCGGAAACTACTCCGGTTAACAGCGCTCCTCCCCCTAGCCATAGTAAGCCGCCAGCCTTTGCTCCAGAGCCAAGCCCTCCCCCCACCGCAGCGGTTAATGCTAATCCGGCTCCCACTGTGCCTCCTTCTCCCCCGGCGATCGCCAGGGGCCCCGCTACATCGGAAATAAAACCTTCCCCCCGACGGGAATCAAATAATTTCTCTAATCCTTCTCGGCCCAAACCAAAACCGGCTCCAGCCATGGAAGAGCCGCCTCCGACAGATATTGGTGACAGTGCCACCCGCAAGGCGATCGAGCAGTTTGCCAAAAATTTTGACGGGGAAATTGTGGCATCCGATGCGGCTCCCAAACAGGAATCGGATAATGGCGATGATTTATCTACGGAACCAACGGCGGAACTTGGTCAGCAACCCATGGATCACAATGGACATCTGCAAATTAACCAACCCACCGTCCTGAACCGACCGGCGATCGCCCCGGAGGAAGAAGAAGATCTACCTTTTTAG
- a CDS encoding VOC family protein — MTGPVIFHLAIPVNDIAKTKEFYCDRLGAKAGRETDKAIILDFYGHQVVAHITLEPLVKQPGIYPRHFGLVFPVEADWFAFSEQVEAAGVPYHLPPKLRFAGELTEHRTFFLADPFHNYLEFKWYRHQEAIFDLKEFLAIGDR; from the coding sequence ATGACAGGCCCCGTTATTTTTCACCTCGCTATCCCCGTTAATGATATTGCGAAAACTAAGGAATTTTACTGTGATCGCCTGGGGGCCAAGGCCGGCAGAGAAACCGATAAGGCAATAATTCTAGATTTCTACGGCCATCAGGTGGTGGCCCACATTACCCTGGAACCTTTAGTAAAACAACCGGGCATCTATCCCCGCCATTTTGGTTTAGTATTTCCTGTCGAAGCGGATTGGTTTGCTTTTTCTGAACAGGTGGAAGCGGCCGGAGTGCCCTATCATTTGCCGCCCAAGTTACGCTTTGCTGGAGAATTGACGGAACATCGCACTTTTTTCCTAGCTGACCCCTTCCATAACTATCTGGAATTCAAATGGTATCGTCACCAGGAAGCAATTTTTGATCTGAAAGAGTTTCTGGCCATTGGCGATCGCTAG